The Planococcus donghaensis genome contains a region encoding:
- the yajC gene encoding preprotein translocase subunit YajC produces MDTLIALSPLLLMFLLMWFFIIRPAQKRQKATKDMQSELRRGDRIVTIGGLHGLVDAVDDATVYITVADGTRLQFERQAIARVVESAKAAI; encoded by the coding sequence ATGGATACGTTAATTGCGTTATCACCTTTACTATTAATGTTCTTGTTAATGTGGTTTTTCATCATCCGTCCTGCCCAAAAGCGTCAGAAAGCAACGAAAGACATGCAGTCTGAACTAAGACGTGGCGACCGCATTGTCACAATCGGTGGTTTGCACGGCCTAGTGGATGCAGTAGATGATGCAACAGTCTACATCACGGTAGCTGATGGCACGCGTTTGCAGTTTGAGCGTCAAGCGATCGCACGTGTAGTGGAATCTGCAAAAGCAGCAATCTAA
- the queA gene encoding tRNA preQ1(34) S-adenosylmethionine ribosyltransferase-isomerase QueA, with translation MTKLTENKSLTIQDYDFDLPEDLIAQTPLLDRTSSRLLVMNKETGETSHRHFRDIIDYLHKGDTLVLNDTRVLPARLMGVKEDTGANIELLLLKQIEDDVWETLVKPAKKVKIGTVVSFGEGLLRAECTAILDHGGRHFKMIYDGIFYEILDQLGEMPLPPYIREKLEDQDRYQTVFAKERGSAAAPTAGLHFTDELLEKIRNKGVNITFITLHVGLGTFRPVSVESIEDHEMHSEFYRISKETAELINETKKNGGRIVSVGTTSTRTLESVAQKFDGELQEDSGWTDIFIFPGYEFKAVDGLITNFHLPKSTLVMLVSALSSRDHILNAYKQAVDERYRFFSFGDAMFIEPQKKETHQ, from the coding sequence ATGACTAAACTAACTGAAAACAAGAGCTTAACTATACAAGATTATGATTTTGATTTACCTGAAGACTTGATCGCACAAACACCGTTGCTTGACCGTACATCCAGTCGTCTATTGGTTATGAACAAAGAAACCGGCGAGACGTCTCACCGTCATTTCCGCGACATCATCGATTACTTGCATAAAGGAGACACGCTCGTGTTAAATGATACGCGCGTATTGCCTGCGCGTTTAATGGGTGTGAAAGAAGATACTGGCGCTAACATCGAATTATTGCTGTTAAAGCAAATTGAAGATGATGTATGGGAAACTTTGGTGAAACCTGCAAAAAAAGTGAAGATCGGCACGGTTGTGTCATTTGGTGAAGGATTGCTGCGTGCAGAATGTACCGCTATTCTTGACCACGGCGGACGTCACTTTAAAATGATTTACGACGGTATTTTTTATGAGATTTTGGATCAATTGGGTGAAATGCCATTGCCCCCATACATTCGTGAAAAACTAGAAGACCAAGACCGTTACCAAACGGTTTTTGCAAAAGAACGGGGCAGTGCGGCGGCGCCAACTGCTGGACTTCATTTTACAGATGAGTTGCTAGAAAAAATTCGCAACAAAGGTGTAAATATTACGTTTATCACACTTCACGTTGGACTGGGTACATTCCGTCCCGTGTCAGTAGAGTCAATCGAAGATCATGAAATGCATTCGGAATTTTACCGAATATCAAAAGAAACCGCCGAGTTAATCAATGAAACAAAAAAGAACGGTGGACGAATAGTGTCAGTTGGCACAACTTCAACACGTACACTAGAGTCTGTTGCTCAAAAGTTTGACGGCGAATTGCAAGAAGATAGTGGCTGGACCGATATTTTCATCTTCCCAGGTTATGAATTTAAAGCGGTAGATGGCTTGATCACCAACTTCCACTTACCAAAATCGACATTGGTGATGCTCGTAAGCGCATTATCGAGCCGAGACCACATTTTAAACGCTTATAAACAAGCAGTAGATGAACGTTACCGTTTCTTCAGCTTTGGAGATGCGATGTTTATTGAACCACAGAAAAAGGAGACTCATCAATGA
- a CDS encoding LapA family protein, which produces MKLQWLLLIGLVFAVIIAVFAVVNVDEVPVNYVFGEAEWPLILVILASALLGFLLSSVLAIMRNYQMQRKIKALQKEMAVKETLIATQQNEIGAYQKAGIEPEAQIVTSEKPPEDSEEKTTKEEI; this is translated from the coding sequence ATGAAACTACAATGGCTACTTTTAATTGGACTTGTTTTTGCCGTAATTATTGCTGTATTTGCCGTTGTCAACGTTGATGAAGTTCCCGTCAATTATGTATTTGGCGAAGCTGAATGGCCATTGATTTTGGTTATTTTAGCCTCTGCGCTTCTTGGTTTTTTACTGAGCAGCGTGTTGGCGATTATGCGCAACTACCAAATGCAACGCAAAATTAAAGCATTGCAAAAAGAAATGGCAGTAAAAGAAACACTAATCGCGACACAACAAAACGAAATTGGTGCCTACCAAAAAGCGGGCATAGAACCAGAAGCTCAAATTGTAACAAGTGAAAAACCACCAGAAGATTCGGAAGAAAAAACAACTAAAGAGGAAATCTGA
- the ruvB gene encoding Holliday junction branch migration DNA helicase RuvB, whose translation MEDRIIDSEVSEFDDRFEQSLRPQMLSQYIGQHKVKHNLQIFIEAAKMRQESLDHVLLYGPPGLGKTTLAAVIANEMEVNVKMTSGPAIERPGDLAAIVSSLEPGDVLFIDEIHRLNRAIEEVLYPAMEDFCLDIVVGKGPTARSVRLDLPPFTLIGATTRAGALSAPLRDRFGVLSRLDYYDTEALTEIVIRSSKLFEADIDPNAAVEIARRSRGTPRIANRLLKRVRDYAQVRGTGTITMDMAEQALEMLQVDPLGLDHIDHKLLTGMIERFRGGPVGLDTIAASIGEESTTIEDVYEPYLLQIGFIQRTPRGRTVTQLAYEHFKLEMPE comes from the coding sequence ATGATCGTTTTGAACAATCATTGCGCCCTCAAATGTTGTCTCAATATATTGGGCAACATAAAGTAAAGCACAATTTGCAAATTTTCATCGAAGCGGCAAAAATGCGTCAAGAAAGTTTAGACCATGTCTTGTTGTACGGGCCTCCTGGACTCGGGAAGACAACATTGGCTGCTGTTATCGCCAATGAAATGGAAGTAAACGTCAAGATGACTAGTGGCCCTGCTATTGAACGACCAGGTGACTTAGCAGCAATCGTCTCATCGCTAGAACCTGGAGATGTCTTGTTTATCGATGAAATTCATCGCTTAAACCGTGCCATTGAAGAAGTACTTTATCCTGCAATGGAAGACTTCTGTTTAGACATTGTCGTTGGCAAAGGTCCAACCGCGAGGTCTGTACGCCTAGATTTGCCGCCGTTTACGTTAATCGGTGCAACGACACGTGCGGGTGCTTTATCGGCACCGCTGCGTGACCGCTTTGGGGTGTTGTCACGGCTCGATTATTACGACACGGAAGCGTTGACGGAAATCGTCATTCGTTCGTCAAAATTATTCGAAGCAGACATCGATCCAAATGCCGCTGTTGAAATTGCACGACGATCTCGTGGAACACCGCGTATTGCCAACCGTTTGTTAAAGCGTGTGCGCGATTATGCACAAGTGCGTGGCACCGGCACCATCACAATGGACATGGCAGAGCAAGCGCTTGAAATGCTGCAAGTCGATCCACTCGGACTGGATCACATTGACCATAAACTATTAACGGGTATGATAGAACGTTTCCGCGGCGGACCTGTTGGACTCGATACCATCGCAGCAAGTATTGGAGAAGAGTCGACAACGATTGAAGATGTTTACGAACCGTACTTGTTGCAAATTGGTTTTATTCAACGAACGCCAAGAGGCCGTACCGTTACACAATTAGCTTATGAACACTTTAAACTGGAGATGCCTGAATGA
- the secDF gene encoding protein translocase subunit SecDF, which yields MKARGRIIAFFLLVALLIGVIGSTSLPIAKDIKLGLDLQGGFEVLYEVTALEDGQEITQDVLTDTTNALMNRINVLGVSEPVIQIEGEDRIRVQLAGVEDQSSARELLSTEANLTFRDAEDNLLLSGNDLKQGGATGTFDSNGNPIVTLELNDPSKFAEITEQVSQIASPNNVLVIWLDFEEGVDSFAEERLKADPKFVSAPSVNQRISSPSVEISGSFTVEETQNLAGILNAGALPVSLEEIYSTSVGAQFGEQALDQTMVAAAVGIALVLLFMLVYYRLPGMVAVVTLSAYVYLILLVFEWIGGVLTLPGIAAIMLGVGMAVDANIITYERIREEMRIGKSIKESFQVGARSSFSAIVDANVTTLLAAIVLFYFGTSSVKGFATLLIISILVSFLTAVWGSRLLLGLWVNSGLLDNKPGLFGLKKSVIYSKEKELEITDLPTRFDRFDFAANRNKFFLASIVLIVSGMAVLGVFRLNLGIDFSSGTRVEIASEAALTKEEVQTFLDGAGFETDDIVISGDDSNIGVARFKEEFSQEQINNLKAVTMDEFGAEPNVSTVSPTVGQELAKNALYALSIAAVGIIIYVAFRFEWRMGVASIVALIHDAFFIVAAFSLLRLEVDITFIAAVLTIIGYSINDTIVTFDRIRENMKRMKKIDTVEQLEKVVNVSLRQTLGRSVNTVLTVLLVVIALLIFGAPSITNFSIALLIGLIAGTYSSIFIAAQLWLVLKKGELNKKGPIDIEKKEQENKWGSDEPVV from the coding sequence ATGAAAGCAAGAGGTCGCATTATTGCCTTTTTCTTGTTGGTAGCTTTACTAATAGGAGTTATTGGCAGCACGAGTTTACCGATCGCCAAAGACATTAAATTAGGATTGGATTTACAAGGTGGTTTTGAAGTGCTTTACGAAGTAACAGCGCTTGAAGATGGCCAAGAAATTACGCAAGACGTGCTGACGGATACGACCAATGCGTTAATGAACCGAATTAACGTACTCGGTGTCAGTGAACCGGTGATTCAAATTGAAGGAGAAGATCGCATTCGTGTTCAATTAGCGGGCGTAGAAGATCAGTCTTCTGCTCGAGAATTGCTGTCGACGGAAGCCAACTTAACATTCCGCGATGCTGAAGACAATTTATTGCTTTCAGGGAATGACTTGAAACAAGGTGGAGCTACGGGAACCTTTGATTCGAATGGTAACCCAATCGTTACATTGGAATTAAACGACCCGAGTAAATTTGCTGAAATTACAGAACAAGTTTCACAAATAGCATCACCTAATAATGTCCTGGTTATTTGGCTTGATTTTGAAGAAGGTGTAGATTCATTTGCAGAAGAACGGTTAAAGGCCGATCCGAAATTTGTTTCTGCTCCAAGTGTAAACCAACGAATTTCTTCACCATCTGTTGAAATTTCAGGGTCATTTACAGTAGAAGAAACGCAAAACCTTGCGGGAATTTTAAATGCCGGTGCGTTACCAGTTAGTTTAGAAGAGATTTATTCAACTTCTGTCGGTGCGCAATTTGGTGAGCAAGCTCTAGACCAAACAATGGTGGCAGCTGCAGTTGGTATTGCGTTAGTGCTGTTATTCATGCTTGTATACTATCGTTTGCCAGGTATGGTCGCAGTGGTTACGCTATCTGCCTATGTGTACTTGATTTTGCTCGTATTTGAATGGATTGGTGGCGTGTTGACGTTGCCAGGTATTGCGGCAATTATGTTGGGTGTCGGGATGGCAGTAGATGCCAACATCATCACATATGAACGTATTCGTGAAGAAATGCGTATAGGGAAGTCGATTAAAGAGTCGTTCCAAGTAGGCGCACGTTCTTCGTTTTCTGCCATTGTAGATGCGAACGTTACAACTTTATTAGCTGCAATTGTGCTATTTTATTTTGGTACAAGTTCAGTTAAAGGATTCGCGACGTTACTTATTATTTCTATTTTAGTTAGTTTCTTAACGGCTGTTTGGGGATCACGTTTACTGCTTGGCTTGTGGGTCAACAGTGGTTTACTCGACAACAAACCTGGTTTGTTCGGATTGAAAAAATCAGTGATTTATTCAAAAGAAAAAGAGTTAGAAATTACTGATCTGCCGACGCGTTTCGACCGTTTTGATTTTGCGGCCAATCGCAATAAGTTTTTCTTAGCTTCGATTGTATTGATCGTTTCTGGAATGGCTGTTCTTGGTGTGTTCCGTTTAAATCTAGGAATCGATTTCTCAAGTGGGACGCGAGTGGAAATTGCATCAGAAGCTGCGTTAACAAAAGAAGAAGTGCAAACTTTCTTAGATGGAGCTGGATTTGAAACAGACGATATTGTTATTTCAGGTGATGATTCCAATATTGGTGTTGCTCGTTTCAAAGAAGAGTTTAGCCAAGAACAAATTAACAATTTGAAAGCTGTTACAATGGATGAGTTTGGCGCAGAACCAAACGTGTCAACAGTGTCACCGACAGTAGGTCAAGAATTGGCGAAAAATGCACTGTATGCCTTATCCATCGCAGCTGTTGGCATTATCATTTATGTCGCGTTCCGTTTTGAATGGCGCATGGGTGTCGCTTCAATCGTTGCATTAATTCACGATGCATTCTTTATCGTCGCAGCATTTAGTTTGCTCCGTCTTGAAGTAGACATTACCTTTATCGCTGCGGTCTTAACGATTATCGGTTACTCGATCAATGATACGATAGTGACATTTGACCGTATTCGTGAAAACATGAAACGGATGAAGAAAATTGATACGGTCGAGCAATTAGAGAAAGTGGTCAACGTATCACTTCGCCAAACGCTAGGGCGTTCAGTCAACACGGTGTTAACCGTCTTATTAGTTGTAATTGCGCTATTAATCTTTGGTGCACCTTCAATCACCAACTTCTCGATTGCCTTACTTATTGGCTTGATTGCCGGTACTTATTCTTCAATCTTTATCGCGGCTCAGTTATGGCTAGTTTTGAAAAAAGGTGAGTTGAATAAAAAGGGACCAATCGATATTGAGAAAAAAGAACAAGAAAACAAATGGGGTTCTGACGAGCCTGTCGTTTAA
- a CDS encoding post-transcriptional regulator, with amino-acid sequence MTSYPEQFKFVLPALESKRSEFHHFDYDTFTEEDLWEFCVKKKWRKKDINTMHLYEMINDIMDMRASDFLAYHQVEALKKARWHDDSTLENIQHLLRPPNKK; translated from the coding sequence ATGACGAGTTATCCAGAACAATTTAAATTCGTTTTGCCAGCGCTCGAAAGTAAACGCAGTGAATTTCATCATTTCGATTACGATACTTTTACAGAAGAAGATTTATGGGAATTTTGTGTAAAGAAAAAATGGCGAAAAAAAGATATAAACACTATGCACTTGTATGAAATGATTAACGACATTATGGATATGAGGGCATCTGACTTTTTGGCTTATCATCAAGTTGAAGCGTTAAAAAAAGCCCGGTGGCATGATGACAGCACGCTTGAAAATATTCAACATTTACTGCGTCCACCGAATAAAAAATAA
- the tgt gene encoding tRNA guanosine(34) transglycosylase Tgt gives MTAAVTYEHIKTCKQTGARLGIVHTPHGSFETPAFMPVGTQATVKTMSPEELKAMNAGIILSNTYHLWLRPGNDVIKEAGGLHKFMNWDRPILTDSGGFQVFSLSEFRNIKEEGVHFRNHMNGDKLFLSPEKAMHIQNDLGSDIMMAFDECPPFPATHEYMKSSVERTSRWAERCLEAHQRPQDQGLFGIIQGGEFEDLRKQSAQDLVSLDFPGYAIGGLSVGEPKDVMNRALEFTTPLMPANKPRYLMGVGSPDSLIDGAIRGIDMFDCVLPTRIARNGTLMTSTGRLNIKNAAFKRDFGPIDEKCDCYTCTNYSRAYVHHLIRADETFGIRLTSYHNLQFLLNLMGQVRQAIREDRLGDFREEFFEAYGFNKPNAKNF, from the coding sequence ATGACAGCAGCAGTTACGTACGAACACATTAAAACCTGTAAACAAACAGGTGCACGACTTGGAATCGTCCACACCCCACACGGATCTTTCGAGACACCGGCATTTATGCCAGTGGGAACGCAAGCAACAGTTAAAACAATGTCGCCAGAAGAATTAAAAGCAATGAATGCCGGTATCATTTTAAGCAATACATACCATTTATGGTTGCGTCCAGGAAATGATGTCATTAAAGAAGCAGGCGGATTGCACAAGTTCATGAACTGGGATCGTCCAATTTTAACGGATTCAGGCGGTTTCCAAGTGTTTTCACTAAGCGAATTCCGTAACATTAAAGAAGAAGGCGTTCATTTCCGTAATCACATGAACGGCGATAAATTATTTTTAAGCCCTGAAAAAGCAATGCACATTCAAAATGATCTTGGTTCTGACATCATGATGGCATTTGACGAATGTCCACCTTTTCCAGCGACTCATGAATACATGAAATCGAGTGTTGAGCGAACTTCGAGATGGGCAGAACGTTGCCTCGAAGCGCATCAACGTCCACAAGATCAAGGATTATTTGGAATAATTCAAGGCGGAGAGTTTGAAGATTTGCGTAAGCAAAGTGCACAAGATCTTGTATCACTTGATTTCCCAGGGTATGCAATTGGTGGATTATCGGTTGGTGAACCAAAAGACGTTATGAACCGCGCGTTAGAATTTACAACGCCGTTAATGCCTGCTAACAAGCCTCGTTATTTAATGGGGGTCGGATCACCTGACTCATTAATCGATGGAGCAATTCGCGGCATTGACATGTTTGACTGCGTATTGCCAACACGTATCGCACGTAACGGTACATTGATGACAAGCACAGGGCGTTTGAACATTAAAAACGCAGCATTTAAACGTGATTTCGGACCAATCGACGAAAAATGCGATTGCTATACATGTACAAATTATTCGCGTGCATATGTCCATCATTTAATTCGTGCCGATGAAACCTTCGGAATTCGACTTACTAGTTATCATAACCTGCAATTTCTGTTAAACTTAATGGGACAGGTGCGTCAAGCTATTCGAGAAGACCGCCTGGGAGATTTCCGCGAAGAATTTTTTGAAGCTTACGGTTTCAATAAACCCAATGCTAAAAATTTCTGA